The Persephonella sp. KM09-Lau-8 nucleotide sequence ATTATTACGTATGGTAATAAAGCAAGCTGTCTTGCTTTCTTAATCTCAACTGTGAGTTTTCTCTGGTGTTTTCCGCATGTTCCGGAAATTCTTCTTGGTATTATTTTTCCTCTTTCAGATATAAATTGTCTGAGATATTCAACATCTTTATAGTTAGGCTCTTTTCCTTCAGCACAGAATTTGCAGTATTTCTTCCTTTTCTGGAAAAATGGTTTGTTTTGTGCTGCTGGGTTTTGGTTTTTATTACTCAATTTTTTACCTCCTTTTGTTTTTAAAATGGAACATCTTCATCTGAGGAAAAATCCTCAGTTTCAGTAGAAATATCAAGTTCTGGTTCTTCCTCTATTTTTTCAGGTCTTTCTGCAGGTTTACCTGAAAGAATGCTTACCCTGTCGGCTACAATTTTTACCTTTGTCCTCTTATCTCCGGTTGCAGTTTCCCATCTATCCTGTCTGAGCTGTCCTTCAACAAGTATCTGTGTTCCTTTGTTAAGCTGCTTCCCAAGTCTTTCTGCAAGCTGTCCGAATGTCTCAATATCAAAGAAATATGTTTCTTCTTTCCATTCATTATTTACTCTGTAAGCTCTGTTAACAGCTATGGAAAAACTTGTAACCTGAGAACCGCTTGGTAAAAATCTAATCTCAGGGTCTCTTGTAAGTCTACCAATTAAAAATACTTTGTTAAGCATAATTGACCTCTTATTCTTCTGTAGCCTCAGCTACTTCTGGAGTTTGTTCTTCTTTTTTAGGTGGCTTAATTTTGAAGTTAAGAAATCTGATGATATCCTCATCTAATCTGAGGTTATACTCAAGCTTCTGGGGAAGTTCGGAATTTTCTGTTTTGAAGTTCAGGATGTAATAGTATCCTGTATTGAACTTCTGGATTGGGTAGGCAAGCTCTCTTCTTCCCCATTTCTCAAAATTGTAAATCTCTCCACCATTTGAGGTGATGAGATTTTGAATCTGTTCTACCTTTGAAGCCATTTCTTCTTCTGTCATTGTTGGCTTCAATACAAACACTAACTCATAATGACGCACTGTACATACCTCCTTCTGGATGATTTTATTAAATCAGCCTCCAGCCTTAATGCTGGAAGCAAGGATTTCTTATACTATTTTTTGATTACAAAAATTCATAGATTTATCAATACCATATTTTAGCACATTTAATATACACTGGTTGGCAGACTGGATTACTTTTTCCAGTAAGATTTGCTGGTCTTTTGGGAAAGGGGATAATACATAATCAACAACCTGCTCTTTCCTTTCTGGTCTGCCTATTCCGATTTTTAGTCTGGGGAAATCTTCAGTTTTTATATTTTCTATTATGGATTTCATTCCTCTATGACCACCACTGGAGCCTTTTTTCCTAAGGCGAATAGCTCCAAGGGGCAAATCAAGGTCATCATAAACAACAAGAATTTCTTCAGGAGTAAGATTATATTCTTCAAGAAGATTTTTTACAGCTATACCGCTGTTATTCATGTAGGTCTGGGGCTTTACAATAATAACATCATGGTCAGGACATTCATAAATATGGGAGAAGCATTTTTCTTTGTATTTTTTATTGCATTTCAATGAAGAAGCCACAGCATCGGCCACCATAAAACCGATGTTGTGGCGGGTGTTTTTATATTGATTTCCTGGATTTCCAAGACCGATAATAGCTTTTATCATTTAGGTTTATGCTTCTGCTGTTTCTTCAGCTGCCTCTTCTTCTGTTACTTCTTCAACTTCTGGCTCAAGAACAACGGCCACAACTTCATCACCAGGTGTAAGGATTTTAACTCCTTCTGGTGGCTCTATATCTCTAACGTGGAGAACATCTCCAACATCAAGGTTTGATACATCAACAGTGATTTTTTCAGGTATTTTTCTTGGAACTGTTCTAATGAGAATAGTGTGTAATGGTTTTTCTAGAATACCACCTACTTCAAGACCTTTTGGTTTTCCAACCAGTTCAACTGGAACTTCAACGTCAAGCTCAACTCCAAATGTTACTTCATAAAGGTCAACATGAATAGGAGTATCTCCAAGATAGTTATACTGAATATCTTTGAGAATGCATACCCTTGGCTCTTCTTCTCCTTCTATTTTCAGGTCAATCAGGAACATTCCTGAAGGTCTGTCTGCAAGGTCTTTCCAGTATATATATGCGTGGGCGTTTTCATGACCTTTTCCATAAACCTCAACAGGAATATATCCTTTTTTTCTATATTCCTTAACTTCGCTTTTCTTTCCTACTGTTCTTGGAATAGCTTTCCATTCAATTCTTTCTATCATTTTTTGTTCAACCTCCTTATACAAACAATGAACTTACTGAACTTTCTATATTAATTCTTTTGATTGCTTCACCAACAAGTTCTGCAATAGATAAAACTGTCAGTTTATCAAACTCTTTTCCTTTTGTTGGAATACTATCAGTTACTATTACCTCTTCTATCTCAGAGTTTGAAAGTCTATCTATAGCTGGGCCTGAGAATACAGGATGTGTGCAGGCTGCAATTACTGAATTAGCCCCTTTTTCTTTGAGCATATTTGCAGCAGCAACAATTGTTCCTGCTGTATCAATAATGTCATCTATGATAATGGCATTTTTTCCTTCTATATCACCAATAACATCAAGGGTTTCAACTACATTTGGAGCAGGTCTTTTTTTGTAGATTATTGCGAGACTTGCCCCAAGTCTATTTGCAAGCATTCTTGCCCTTTCAACACCACCGGCATCAGGAGATACAACAACCATATTTGGTATCTTTTTCTTCTGGAGATAGTCCAGAATAACCGGAAGTGCATAAAGATTATCCACAGGACAGTCAAAAAATCCCTGTATCTGTGCAGAGTGAAGATCAACAGTTAATACTCTGTTGGCACCTGCTTTCTGGATAATATCTGCAAGAAGTTTTGCTGATATTGGAACTCTGGGTTTATCTTTTCTATCCTGTCTTGCATAAGCAAAATATGGAATTACAGCTGTTATTCTATGGGTTGAAGACCTTTTGAGTGCATCAAGAATAAGTAGAAGCTCCATTATATGGTCATTAACCGGAGATGTTAAAGGTTGGATTACAAATACATCAGCACCTCTAACGTTTTCTTTTATCTGAACCCTGATCTCACCATCAGAAAATCTTGTTACCAGTGTGTCAACCAGAGGTGTGTGAAGATACTCTGCTACCCTGTGTGCAAATTCAACGTTAGCATTACCAGTTATAAGCTTAAGATGCTTACTCAAAAAAATACCTCCGGTTTTTTGTTTTATGGAATTTTAAATGGCTGGGGAGGCAGGACTCGAACCTGCGACACCCGGTTCCAAAGACCGGTGTTCTGCCAACTGAACTACTCCCCAACTCTATTTAAGATAAGTTTTTATCAACTTCCAGCCTTTGACCTGGCAGATTTTATTCAGTTCTTCAGTAGGCTCCCCTGCAGCATAAACACTGCTACCGCTTCCTGAGATAGCTGGCTTATATCCCAGATACCTCAGGGTATTCATTACCTCTTTTACCTGTGGAAAATCCCTTTCCACAATCTTACCCAGCGTATTCTCAACTCTGTCAAGGAGCCTTTCAAAATCTCCAGTCAGGCTATCTATTATATGAATATCTTCCTTTTTTGTCAACATCTCAGGTGTAATTTTTTGATAAATTTCTCCGGTAGGTATACTAATCCCGGGATAGATAATAAATATCTGCTCTGAGAAGGTTTTTCCCATAAATTGCAGTTTGTCTCCTATTCCTTCACCAATTGCCATTCCACCTTTCAGAAAAAATGGCACATCTGCTCCTATGGAAGCTGCAAGCTGGAAAAGTTCCTCTTCAGAGAGAGGATGACCATAATACTTATTTATATATTTCAGGACTGTTGCAGCATTAGAACTGCCTCCACCAAGACCAGCTCCTACCGGAATATTTTTTTCTATAAAAATATCAAATTCAGGATGAATACCTGTCCATTCCTCAAATTTTTTTAATGTTTTAAAAACAATATTTTCTTCTTGAGGAATATTGGTTGATGTCTGAACTTTCTGGATGTGGGATGGCTTTATAAATATTCTGTCATGGAGTTCAAGGGTATGAAATATAGTATATATCTCATGGTATCCGTCAGGACGTTTATTGGTTACCCAGAGACCTATATTTATTTTTGCCGGTGATTTTAAAATTTCCATAATTTTTTCCTTGCTAAACTTTATTTATTAAATAATATAATCCAAATCTCAGCTTTCTGGTAAAATATTTAAAATCTTTTTCAAGGGGTAGAAATGGAAAAAGCTATCCTTGCCTTAGAAGATGGTCATTTCTTTTATGGAATTGCCTTTTCCGGTTTAGACCAGAAAGAAACAGGTGGTGAAGTTATATTTAATACATCAATGACTGGATATCAGGAAATCCTAACAGACCCTTCTTATAAAGGCCAGATTGTTGTTATGACTCCTTCTGAGATAGGAAACTATGGAACAAATCCTGAAGATATAGAATCAGAAAAAGTTCATGTTAATGGCTTTGTTATAAAGGATTTATCCCAGATTTATTCAAACTGGCGTGCAGATAAATCTCTGAAAGAGTATCTTGATGAAAATGGTGTTATAGGTATTTACGGGATAGATACAAGAGCGCTGGTCAGAATTATAAGGAAATATGGAGTTATGAAAGGATACATAGGCATTGGAGATATATCTCCTGTAGAGGCAGTAAAAAAAGCCCGCTCAATTCCTGATATTTCTGAGTTAGACCTTGTTTCAAAGGTAAGCCATAAGGAAGTTTACAAATGGACTGAAGGAAGCTGGGTCTGGCCTGAAGGATACACAAAGAAAACCGAATTTAAATACAGGGTTGCTGTCATAGATTATGGGGTAAAGAGAAATATTCTAAGGTTAATGGTTGATAGGGGACTTGAGCTGACTGTATTCCCCCATACAGTAGAAGCAGAAGAGATAATCAAATTTTCCCCAGATGGTATTTTTCTGTCTAACGGCCCCGGAGACCCTGCAATACTTCATTACCAGATTGAACAGATTAAAAAGCTAATCAAGACAGATATTCCTATGTTTGGTATATGTCTTGGACATCAGCTACTTTCCTGGGCTATAGGTGGAAGGACTTACAAACTGGAATTTGGACACCATGGAGGAAACCATCCTGTAAAAAATCTAAAAACAGGAAAGGTGGAAATCACAGCTCAGAACCATAACTATGCAACAGACCCATCTTCTTTGCCACAAAATGTTGAGGTTACCCATATAAACCTGAATGATGATACTATTGAAGGAATAAGACTTACTGATAGACCTGTATTTTCCATACAGCACCATCCAGAAGCATCACCGGGACCCCATGATTCCCATTACATATTTGATGAATTTGTAAAGCTTATAGAGGAAACAAAAAGATAAATGACACATACAAATAATCAGTTAGCCAAAGAAAAGTGGGCTTTAGGCTCTCTTATACTGAATACCAGTTTAACAATACTTAAGTTTATTTTTGCTATTTTTACAGGCTCATTGGCCTTAATGGCTGAGGCTATACACTCATTTTCTGACCTTATAGCCTCTGTTATATCACTGATAAGTGTAAAAATTGCTGCAAAAAAATCCTCTGAATTCCCTTATGGACTTTACAAAATTGAAAACATAGCTTCTGTTGCAATCTCTTTTTTCTTATTTTTTGCTGCCTATGAAATCATAAAAGAAGCCTTTTTCTCCCATGAGGAGAGAACTCTCCAGCATACAGAATGGGCTATATTTGTTATGGTGATAGCTATGATAGCTACTTTGATTTACTCAAGACTTGAGATGAAGGCTGCAAAGGAACTGAATTCCCCTGTTTTAAAGGCAGATGCGGAACATATATGGGCAGATTTCTTATCATCTGTTATAGTAGTGGTAGGTTTAATAGGAACATACTTTGGATATAATCTGGATAAATATGCAGCTGCTATTGTTGCCCTTTTTATATTCCATAGCGGCTGGGATATATTTAAATCAGGATTAAAAGTATTATTAGACGTATCCCTTGATAAAGAAGAACTGGAAAAAATAAAGAAAATAATATATGAAAATCCTGCTGTGGTTGATATAAAACATATCAGAGGCAGAGTTGCTGGTAGTTTCAAATTTCTGGATATAGAACTTTTACTCCATAATTACTCTCTCAGAGAAACCCACAGAATAGTTGATGAGATAGAAAAAAGGATAAAGGCTGAAGTCCCTAATGTTGACTCAGTATTTATACATTATGAGCCTGTAAGACAAAAGGGGTTAAGAGTTGCATTCTTAACTGATGATAATAAGCAGATAACAGATTTTAAAAAGGCTAACCAGATTATAATCGCAGATATATCAGAAGATGGAAAGGTTCAGATAAACTCATCTCTAAAAGTTGAACCTGATGAAAAAGAAATAGGAGAAATCTTATCAAAAATAAATATAGACATTGTAGTGGCTTCATATCACCCTGAAGAGTTTAGTGTCAGATGGAATCTTACAAAAGCAGGTGTTATGGTATGGGAAACAGAAAAAAAAGATTTTGACGAAGCCCTTACTGAGATAATAAATTCATATATGGAATTTAATAGAAAAAAGGAGAAGGAAAATGATTAACAGGATACTGGTTGGAATTGATGGTTCAAAAAGTTCATGGGTGGCTGCAGATTACGGAATTTACTTCTCAGTAAAATTAAAAAGACCTGTTGTGGGAATACATATAGTTGATATAAGACTCCTTGAAACACCATTTATAGAGGATTTAGCAGGGGCATTAGGCTTCAGTGTTTATGCAGATTTAACACCAAAATTGAAAGAGATACTTGATGAAAGAGGAAAGGTTCTACTTGATGAGTTTGCCCAAAAATGTAGAGAAAGAGGCGGAGATTGCTCTATAGCACAGGCTTTTGGTATAGTAGCAAATGAGCTTGTTGATATGGCAGACCCAGAAGACCTGTTAATCGTAGGTAAGACAGGAATACACAACAAATTTGCACCTTTATTTCTTGGTTCAACCTCTGAAGCTGTAGCAAGAAAAGCAAAATGCCCAGTTATGATAACAACAGATAAATTTCAGGAAATAAAAAATGTTATTCTGGCCTTTGATGGTAGAGAAAAATCAATCCATGCAGCCCAGTATCTAAATGAATTTGCAAAAGAGATTGGAGTGGAAAATATCACTGTAATTTCAGTTTTAGAAGAACCATCTCCGCAGAAAGAAGAACATCTAAAGGAATTACTTAAAAACTATCTAAATCTGAACTACACCCATACATTCAAATATGGATACCCAGATGAAAAATTAGAAGAATACATAGTTGAAAATAAAGATAAATACCAGCTTGTTGTAATGGGTGCTTACGGAGAGAGTAGAATAAAAGAGCTTATCCTTGGAAGCACAACATCATTTATAATGCATAAATCTCCGATACCTGTTCTTTTAATCAAATAAAAAGGAGCAGAAATTGGAGAAAGATTTTGGTGGTTTTAAAAATATTTTAATCATTGGGCTGGGTCTTATTGGGGGTTCAATAGCTTTATCTCTCAAAAAGGAAGGTTTTCAGGGGAAAATATATGGGTTTGATTTAAGCAAGGAAAGAGTAAAAAAAGCCACTGAGCTTGAGGCAATAGACCAAGGCTGGACAAAACTTGAAGATATCCCATGGGAAAAAATAGACCTTGTGATAATTTCAACCCCTGTAAGCACATTTATTGATATAGCTCAGAAAATAAAACCATTTCTTAAAAAAGATACCATTGTTACAGATGTAGGCAGTGTAAAAGGAGAGTTAGTAAAACAGCTTGAAAAAATACTATCTCCTGTAAAATTCATAGGAGCACATCCTATAGCCGGAACAGAAAAAGAAGGTGTAGAAAACGCAGTAATAGGTTTATTCAAAAACAAAAAATTAATACTGACTATAGATGAGGAAGACGAAGCAACAAAAAGACTTGAAAAATTCTGGACAGATTTAGGCTCAAAAGTAGAGATTATGGATGCAGATACCCATGATTTTGTATTTGCCGCAGTATCTCATCTACCCCATGCAGTAGCATTTGCACTGGTTGATGCTCTGATATCTTTATCTAAAGAGACAGGTATAGACCTGTTTTTATATCCAGGGGCAGGTTTTAAG carries:
- a CDS encoding prephenate dehydrogenase/arogenate dehydrogenase family protein, with protein sequence MEKDFGGFKNILIIGLGLIGGSIALSLKKEGFQGKIYGFDLSKERVKKATELEAIDQGWTKLEDIPWEKIDLVIISTPVSTFIDIAQKIKPFLKKDTIVTDVGSVKGELVKQLEKILSPVKFIGAHPIAGTEKEGVENAVIGLFKNKKLILTIDEEDEATKRLEKFWTDLGSKVEIMDADTHDFVFAAVSHLPHAVAFALVDALISLSKETGIDLFLYPGAGFKDFTRIAASSPNVWKDIFIENKENVLHTIDEFIRSMEKLREFIDKGDEERLIKLFSESREKRLSLEKN
- a CDS encoding 50S ribosomal protein L25/general stress protein Ctc, giving the protein MIERIEWKAIPRTVGKKSEVKEYRKKGYIPVEVYGKGHENAHAYIYWKDLADRPSGMFLIDLKIEGEEEPRVCILKDIQYNYLGDTPIHVDLYEVTFGVELDVEVPVELVGKPKGLEVGGILEKPLHTILIRTVPRKIPEKITVDVSNLDVGDVLHVRDIEPPEGVKILTPGDEVVAVVLEPEVEEVTEEEAAEETAEA
- the rpsF gene encoding 30S ribosomal protein S6, which encodes MRHYELVFVLKPTMTEEEMASKVEQIQNLITSNGGEIYNFEKWGRRELAYPIQKFNTGYYYILNFKTENSELPQKLEYNLRLDEDIIRFLNFKIKPPKKEEQTPEVAEATEE
- the carA gene encoding glutamine-hydrolyzing carbamoyl-phosphate synthase small subunit; this translates as MEKAILALEDGHFFYGIAFSGLDQKETGGEVIFNTSMTGYQEILTDPSYKGQIVVMTPSEIGNYGTNPEDIESEKVHVNGFVIKDLSQIYSNWRADKSLKEYLDENGVIGIYGIDTRALVRIIRKYGVMKGYIGIGDISPVEAVKKARSIPDISELDLVSKVSHKEVYKWTEGSWVWPEGYTKKTEFKYRVAVIDYGVKRNILRLMVDRGLELTVFPHTVEAEEIIKFSPDGIFLSNGPGDPAILHYQIEQIKKLIKTDIPMFGICLGHQLLSWAIGGRTYKLEFGHHGGNHPVKNLKTGKVEITAQNHNYATDPSSLPQNVEVTHINLNDDTIEGIRLTDRPVFSIQHHPEASPGPHDSHYIFDEFVKLIEETKR
- a CDS encoding cation diffusion facilitator family transporter, whose protein sequence is MTHTNNQLAKEKWALGSLILNTSLTILKFIFAIFTGSLALMAEAIHSFSDLIASVISLISVKIAAKKSSEFPYGLYKIENIASVAISFFLFFAAYEIIKEAFFSHEERTLQHTEWAIFVMVIAMIATLIYSRLEMKAAKELNSPVLKADAEHIWADFLSSVIVVVGLIGTYFGYNLDKYAAAIVALFIFHSGWDIFKSGLKVLLDVSLDKEELEKIKKIIYENPAVVDIKHIRGRVAGSFKFLDIELLLHNYSLRETHRIVDEIEKRIKAEVPNVDSVFIHYEPVRQKGLRVAFLTDDNKQITDFKKANQIIIADISEDGKVQINSSLKVEPDEKEIGEILSKINIDIVVASYHPEEFSVRWNLTKAGVMVWETEKKDFDEALTEIINSYMEFNRKKEKEND
- the ssb gene encoding single-stranded DNA-binding protein encodes the protein MLNKVFLIGRLTRDPEIRFLPSGSQVTSFSIAVNRAYRVNNEWKEETYFFDIETFGQLAERLGKQLNKGTQILVEGQLRQDRWETATGDKRTKVKIVADRVSILSGKPAERPEKIEEEPELDISTETEDFSSDEDVPF
- a CDS encoding ribose-phosphate pyrophosphokinase, yielding MSKHLKLITGNANVEFAHRVAEYLHTPLVDTLVTRFSDGEIRVQIKENVRGADVFVIQPLTSPVNDHIMELLLILDALKRSSTHRITAVIPYFAYARQDRKDKPRVPISAKLLADIIQKAGANRVLTVDLHSAQIQGFFDCPVDNLYALPVILDYLQKKKIPNMVVVSPDAGGVERARMLANRLGASLAIIYKKRPAPNVVETLDVIGDIEGKNAIIIDDIIDTAGTIVAAANMLKEKGANSVIAACTHPVFSGPAIDRLSNSEIEEVIVTDSIPTKGKEFDKLTVLSIAELVGEAIKRINIESSVSSLFV
- the pth gene encoding aminoacyl-tRNA hydrolase, with amino-acid sequence MIKAIIGLGNPGNQYKNTRHNIGFMVADAVASSLKCNKKYKEKCFSHIYECPDHDVIIVKPQTYMNNSGIAVKNLLEEYNLTPEEILVVYDDLDLPLGAIRLRKKGSSGGHRGMKSIIENIKTEDFPRLKIGIGRPERKEQVVDYVLSPFPKDQQILLEKVIQSANQCILNVLKYGIDKSMNFCNQKIV
- the rpsR gene encoding 30S ribosomal protein S18 — protein: MSNKNQNPAAQNKPFFQKRKKYCKFCAEGKEPNYKDVEYLRQFISERGKIIPRRISGTCGKHQRKLTVEIKKARQLALLPYVIM
- a CDS encoding universal stress protein encodes the protein MINRILVGIDGSKSSWVAADYGIYFSVKLKRPVVGIHIVDIRLLETPFIEDLAGALGFSVYADLTPKLKEILDERGKVLLDEFAQKCRERGGDCSIAQAFGIVANELVDMADPEDLLIVGKTGIHNKFAPLFLGSTSEAVARKAKCPVMITTDKFQEIKNVILAFDGREKSIHAAQYLNEFAKEIGVENITVISVLEEPSPQKEEHLKELLKNYLNLNYTHTFKYGYPDEKLEEYIVENKDKYQLVVMGAYGESRIKELILGSTTSFIMHKSPIPVLLIK
- a CDS encoding 4-(cytidine 5'-diphospho)-2-C-methyl-D-erythritol kinase, producing MEILKSPAKINIGLWVTNKRPDGYHEIYTIFHTLELHDRIFIKPSHIQKVQTSTNIPQEENIVFKTLKKFEEWTGIHPEFDIFIEKNIPVGAGLGGGSSNAATVLKYINKYYGHPLSEEELFQLAASIGADVPFFLKGGMAIGEGIGDKLQFMGKTFSEQIFIIYPGISIPTGEIYQKITPEMLTKKEDIHIIDSLTGDFERLLDRVENTLGKIVERDFPQVKEVMNTLRYLGYKPAISGSGSSVYAAGEPTEELNKICQVKGWKLIKTYLK